One window of the Devosia sp. 2618 genome contains the following:
- a CDS encoding methyltransferase domain-containing protein — MEHKDIWDTKAAESYDTPGTGMFAPEVLGPMVDRLAELAGSGRALELAIGTGRVAVPLSERGVPVAGVEIAPPMVVQLRTRADEATIPVVIGDMTSARVAGEFSLVFLVFNGISNVLTQGEQIDCFRNAARHLTPGGRFVVELWVPELPKVLPAPQAMVGRMENGYMMVDTFDVVAQHVTSHHFRFGDGEAATLFRSPHRYVWPSELDLMGQLAGFDLESRHADWSGATFTAASTSHVSVYRLK; from the coding sequence ATGGAACACAAAGACATCTGGGATACCAAGGCCGCCGAAAGCTATGACACGCCGGGCACCGGCATGTTTGCGCCGGAGGTGCTGGGACCGATGGTGGATCGGCTGGCGGAACTGGCCGGGTCGGGGCGGGCACTCGAACTTGCCATTGGCACGGGCCGGGTCGCGGTGCCGCTGAGCGAGCGCGGCGTGCCGGTGGCGGGGGTCGAGATTGCGCCGCCGATGGTCGTGCAATTGCGGACACGGGCGGACGAAGCGACGATCCCGGTGGTTATCGGCGATATGACCAGTGCGCGTGTTGCGGGCGAATTCTCGCTGGTGTTTCTGGTGTTCAACGGCATTTCCAATGTGCTGACGCAGGGCGAGCAGATTGACTGTTTCCGCAATGCGGCGCGGCATCTGACACCGGGCGGGCGATTTGTCGTGGAACTTTGGGTGCCGGAACTGCCCAAGGTTTTGCCGGCGCCGCAGGCCATGGTGGGGCGCATGGAGAACGGGTACATGATGGTCGATACGTTCGATGTGGTCGCCCAGCATGTCACATCGCATCACTTCCGGTTTGGCGATGGCGAGGCGGCGACGCTGTTCCGTTCGCCGCACCGCTATGTCTGGCCATCCGAACTGGACTTGATGGGGCAGTTGGCCGGGTTTGACCTGGAAAGCCGACACGCGGACTGGAGTGGGGCGACGTTTACCGCTGCGTCGACCTCGCATGTCTCGGTCTATCGGCTGAAGTAG
- a CDS encoding YafY family protein, protein MRRADRLLQIVQALRRHRGPVTAQALADELEVSRRTIYRDMLDLQAGLVPIEGEAGVGYVLRPGYDLPPLMFTVEEVEAIVLGARLARDRGDAGLARAADDVLAKVAAVLPPPLATVMERSALLVPSRTDDEAAFGQHMPVLRRAVRERTKLAIGYANTSGAVTERVVWPLALLFFSNVTLLGSWCELRSAYRFFRTDRITSPWATGQRFDTGNGAMLDALMENDCTQS, encoded by the coding sequence ATGCGTCGGGCCGACCGCCTCCTGCAAATCGTTCAGGCGCTGCGCCGCCATCGCGGCCCGGTCACCGCACAGGCGCTGGCCGATGAACTCGAAGTGTCGCGCCGCACCATCTATCGCGACATGCTCGACCTGCAGGCCGGCCTCGTTCCCATCGAAGGCGAGGCCGGGGTGGGCTATGTCCTGCGCCCCGGCTACGATCTGCCGCCGCTGATGTTTACCGTCGAAGAAGTCGAAGCCATCGTGCTCGGCGCCCGCCTGGCCCGCGACCGGGGCGATGCCGGTCTCGCCCGGGCCGCCGACGATGTTCTTGCCAAGGTCGCCGCCGTCCTGCCGCCGCCGCTGGCCACGGTGATGGAACGCTCGGCTCTCCTCGTGCCATCTCGCACGGACGACGAAGCCGCCTTCGGCCAACATATGCCGGTGCTCCGCCGCGCCGTGCGCGAACGCACAAAACTCGCCATCGGCTATGCCAACACCTCCGGCGCGGTCACCGAGCGCGTCGTCTGGCCGCTGGCTTTGCTGTTTTTCTCCAACGTCACCTTGTTGGGCAGCTGGTGCGAACTGCGCTCCGCCTACCGCTTCTTCCGCACCGACCGCATCACAAGCCCCTGGGCCACCGGTCAGCGCTTCGACACCGGCAACGGCGCCATGCTCGACGCCCTGATGGAAAACGACTGCACCCAGTCCTGA
- a CDS encoding RidA family protein: MSRALRHLIKGLIIMTIASSAASANELNINPPGLFDPTAFGYSQVVIAPGGSRIAYISGQGGAGSDRVLSPDFATQVAQAYANLGVALDGVGAKPNQVIKLTVYVVDHDPSKLGVLTEQVVKMFGAALPAQTLVPVPRLALDGMLFEVDAVVVVE; encoded by the coding sequence ATGTCACGTGCATTGAGGCATCTTATCAAAGGACTGATCATCATGACCATCGCAAGCAGCGCAGCATCGGCCAATGAGCTAAACATCAATCCGCCGGGGCTGTTTGACCCGACCGCGTTTGGCTATAGCCAGGTGGTGATCGCACCGGGCGGCAGCCGGATTGCCTATATTTCGGGGCAGGGCGGAGCGGGCAGCGATCGGGTGCTATCGCCCGACTTTGCGACACAGGTGGCGCAGGCCTATGCCAATCTGGGAGTGGCGCTCGATGGGGTCGGGGCGAAGCCCAACCAGGTGATCAAGCTGACGGTCTATGTGGTGGATCATGATCCATCCAAGCTGGGCGTGCTTACCGAACAGGTGGTCAAAATGTTTGGCGCGGCGCTGCCGGCGCAGACGCTGGTGCCGGTGCCGCGACTGGCGCTGGACGGGATGTTGTTTGAAGTCGACGCCGTGGTCGTCGTCGAATAA
- a CDS encoding SDR family NAD(P)-dependent oxidoreductase, whose amino-acid sequence MAQQVWFITGSSRGFGRELVRSALAAGDFVVATARRPEQLADLVEQYGDRILPVALDVTDAAAAQHAIEAAVTRFGRVDVVVNNAGYANVFPIETGPEADFRAQFETNFWGVYNVSRAAVTAMRKQGHGTIVQFSSVGGRVGGNPGIGAYQAAKFAVDGFSRVLAVETAPFGIKVLVIEPSGFATDWAGSSMKIEPVTPGYEDTVGALVKLFSSSNVVAAGDPARGAEIIVNVVKRDTLPSHLLLGVNAVDMSRAYSNGQLAELETWAGVSKSADTNQPFPQPFPADAAAK is encoded by the coding sequence ATGGCACAGCAGGTTTGGTTTATCACTGGTTCTTCTCGCGGTTTCGGCCGTGAACTCGTTCGCTCCGCCCTTGCGGCGGGCGATTTCGTGGTCGCCACCGCGCGGCGGCCCGAACAACTCGCCGACCTGGTTGAGCAATATGGCGACCGCATCCTGCCCGTCGCGCTCGACGTCACCGATGCCGCCGCCGCGCAGCACGCCATTGAGGCCGCCGTCACGCGCTTCGGCCGCGTTGATGTCGTCGTCAACAATGCCGGCTACGCCAACGTCTTCCCGATTGAAACCGGCCCCGAAGCTGATTTCCGCGCGCAGTTCGAAACCAATTTCTGGGGCGTCTACAACGTCTCCAGGGCCGCCGTCACCGCCATGCGCAAGCAGGGCCACGGCACCATCGTTCAGTTTTCCTCGGTCGGTGGCCGCGTCGGCGGCAATCCGGGCATTGGCGCCTATCAGGCTGCCAAATTCGCGGTCGATGGTTTCAGCCGCGTTCTAGCGGTCGAAACCGCGCCTTTCGGTATCAAGGTTCTGGTCATCGAGCCAAGCGGCTTTGCCACCGACTGGGCCGGCTCCTCGATGAAGATCGAACCCGTCACCCCCGGCTACGAGGACACTGTCGGCGCTCTCGTCAAACTCTTTAGCTCCAGCAACGTCGTCGCTGCCGGCGATCCGGCGCGTGGCGCCGAAATCATCGTCAATGTCGTCAAGCGCGATACTCTGCCATCGCACCTGCTGCTGGGCGTCAACGCCGTCGATATGTCGCGCGCCTATTCCAACGGCCAACTCGCCGAGCTGGAAACCTGGGCTGGTGTCAGCAAATCCGCCGACACCAACCAGCCTTTCCCGCAGCCATTCCCTGCCGATGCAGCTGCAAAGTAG
- a CDS encoding TetR family transcriptional regulator — MPPSEFQRARSAEAKQVREDAILDAARALGAERGVRTITLTDVAEAVGMHKSALLRYFETREQIFLMLTAEGWRDWSVRLQQGLAALERPSVEQVAALLAETLLERPLFCDLLAQAPLNLERNVSIEAVRAFKTIALGEVHAIGDALAAALGLTERQGLDTVATATSMAGALWQMATPGPDVQALFRREPQFAHALVEVTPQLSRILVAMLTGFRAGNGLDGKTGQA; from the coding sequence ATGCCTCCATCCGAATTCCAGCGTGCGCGCAGCGCCGAAGCCAAGCAGGTGCGCGAAGACGCGATCCTTGACGCGGCGCGGGCGCTTGGCGCCGAACGCGGCGTGCGCACCATCACGCTCACCGATGTGGCCGAGGCGGTGGGCATGCATAAATCGGCGCTGTTGCGCTATTTCGAAACGCGCGAGCAGATTTTCCTGATGCTGACGGCAGAGGGCTGGCGGGACTGGTCGGTGCGGCTGCAGCAGGGCCTGGCCGCGTTGGAGCGGCCCAGTGTCGAGCAGGTTGCGGCGCTGCTGGCCGAGACGCTGCTGGAGCGGCCGCTTTTTTGCGATCTGCTGGCGCAGGCGCCGCTTAATCTGGAACGCAATGTGTCGATCGAGGCTGTGCGGGCGTTCAAGACGATTGCGCTGGGCGAGGTGCATGCCATCGGGGACGCGTTGGCGGCTGCGCTGGGCCTGACCGAGCGGCAGGGGCTCGATACGGTGGCGACGGCAACCTCGATGGCGGGGGCGCTGTGGCAGATGGCAACGCCGGGTCCGGACGTGCAGGCGCTGTTTCGCCGCGAGCCGCAATTTGCCCATGCGCTGGTCGAGGTGACCCCGCAACTGTCGAGGATCCTCGTCGCGATGCTGACCGGGTTTCGGGCGGGCAATGGGCTTGACGGCAAAACGGGCCAGGCTTAA